In Colletotrichum destructivum chromosome 1, complete sequence, the sequence TCGTAGTTGAACGCTATGATATCTTCGAGAGACTTGATGTCGGTGTTCTCCAGCTCCGAGAGATAGgcgttgatgttgttgtaGAAGTCGACCTTGACAACCGTGTACTCGGACTCGTTCGCGTATCCCCTTGTCGTGCCGTAGTCCCAGTCCCAGCCGTCCGGGCTGACGATCCTTTCATAGTCGGTGATCTCGGTGTTGTTAATAATGGTCGCCcctgccgccgtcatgaGCTTGAGAACTTGTCCCAGAATCTCCTTTTGCTCATCATCTGCGTAAACCCAGAAGCTGTTCCAGGGCAGACCGAAAGTGGCCCCTTTCAGGATTTCCTTTGTCGAGAGGAACTGCGCGAACCCGCCCTCAGGAGTGCGTCCCTCTTGAGGCAAGGTGTAGTTGTCTCGTGGGTCGATCCCGTATATGGCATCGAAAGCGTACACCGCATCTCTGACCGTGCGACCAAACGTTCCCACGGAATCTTGATGTTCGCTCTCGGGGATGACGCTATCAGACGTAAGCAATCTTTTCATCACGGTTATCTAGAAAGTCCAGCATACCCGGCTCGAGAGGTAAGGCCAACAGTAGGCTTGAATCCCACAATGGCGTTGCGCTCCGCGGGGTTGATGACACTGCCATCAGTCTCCGTGCCCAGCGAgaaggcgatggcgttggctGCAACACCAACAGCGCTGCCCGTGCTGCTCCCACCCGGGTTGAGGGTGAAGTTGTACGGGCTCCTACACTGGCCGCCCCGCGCGGAGAAGCCTTCGGAGTAGTTGTTGCTGCGCATGTCGGCCCACTCGCTCAGCGCCGCCTTGCCGAACAATACCGCGCCCGCGTCTCGGAGGCGGGCGACCACGTGAGCGTCGCGGGGGACGACGCTGCCCAGGAGGGCGAAGCTCCCGGCAGTGGTCTCCATGTTGTCCTTCGTCGCGATGTTGTCCTTGACCGTGAACGGGATCCCATGAAGAGGACCGCGGACCTTTCCGGCCTTGCGCTCTGCGTCCATCTTTGCAGCAATCTGAAAGACGTCAGGGTTGATTTGCAGAACAGAGCTATTTGTTTTTCCATCTTAGCTTCTTCCACAACCCCAGCCTTCGCTAACAGACACCGTCTTCACTGGGATTTCGCAACTGGGATCTCGCTTACTGTATGTACTCTTGCGTCTGGTACGTCCGCTCAAGGTAGCAACCAACCAACTGCCGCGAAGTCAGGGTTCCCGCCTCCATGGCAGCCTGCATTTGGTCAATGGTGGCCTCCTCCAACGGAAAGGTCCCACACGGTGACATTGGGAAAAGATCCGCAGAATCAACGTTTTCCAACAGCGGAAACACTGACGGAATCGTTGACGAGGAGTTGCCATGCCACGCGTGGGAACCAGCGTAGGAGCTGACACCAGAGGCGTGAAGGCTTGCCGCAATAGCAAACCAGGCTGTAGCTCGCTGCATCGTGGACCCAAGTGACGATCTTCTTGTGCGTTTTGGCCCAGTGTCTGTTGGAGACTTCAACTCGGACagaaaacaagaagaatTCACTGCAAACGAAGAGGCGAGCTACACAGCCACAGTCGAGTGTCCCCTTCTGCAGCTTTTTAAGGCCGCACACCTCACCTGATAAGCTGCCGTGCAACCTGCCCCGCTCCGGGACGCCCATCCGGGGCGGCAGATAGCGGCGGGGCACAGGTCTTGCTCATGGTTGGTCGTCATCCACGGGCCGTGATAGGAAATGATAGGTGATAAGGGAGTTACACACGACAATACGTGGACTTGGGAGTCACGGACTTGGACGAGTCGCCGGGACGACCCTTTTTCAACGCTATGTGCGGTATGTTAATCTCTGCGAAGAGCTATCACAACGCGGACGCCAGATCTCGGGAAAAAACAAATTGACGAGTCATGGCGATGGTACCCCTGCGACTATGGCCCAATGCAATCGGCTTCATAAACGAAAACAAATTTAGAAGCAAACGTTGAAACGTTTTGGCAACCCGTCTAGCCCTCGGGTGACAAGTATTGTTCGGTACATGCATCACGTCTCTAACTCCATATCAAAACATCATCAATAGTCATGATTCTAACACCTAGTTACACAAAAAAAGCTTCAAACCAACCGCCTAGCTGATCAAAGGCCTTAAACACTTCCCCCCGAAGCCCGTCTTGACTCTTGCCCCTTCATCGCGTCGTAAAAAGGCCGGCCGAGTATAAGAGAGGGCCTGCAACTCTCCACCACGTAGAGCCTCAACTTCATAAGAGGCCTATAGCCTGCTTCGCCAATTCTCTCTAACCAGTTCAGCTCGGTGACGCCGATACATCTTTGGGGTTTGCCATCGTCGAACACAACTTCGATTCTTCTCTCACCGTCGTCTTGTGGCACCACCATGAGCTTAAGCCTATTGGCTTCGAGTAAGGAGATAATGTTGCCATCTAGCTTCTGGTTCATCTTGGCGATACAGGACTTAGCTTCTCCTTTTCGACTTTCGGGACGGGAATATACAGTCATAGCCTCGCTGTTATCCCTTTGGTCGACTTTCAGTATCATGCTCACTGGGTGAGATTGAACCGGATTGCGTGCCTGAGGGTGTTTGGTTCTTGATCCAAGAGTCTCATGAGACCCAGTGTCGTTTGTGGAGACTGTTCTGGAGGCGGAACCCGACAATGTCGATTGACGGAACTTCGAATCAAACAGATCAGTATCCAAAATTCGTGCTATTTTGATGTTCGGTGCCTCACCTCCATATTGGGAAGATCAAGTATCGATGATGTTTGTGACCCCCCGTTTGTCCTTGGAATGTCCCCAGTCTTAACCATGCTTTCACCCAGCTCAAAAAGAGCGCCATAAAGAACAGCCAGAGAGTCTCTTGAGTGTACGGAGCCCATCGGATTCCTGCGATGATCCGCTCGTTCTATCTGCCCCTGAATCTTTTCCATTATTTCCAGGTAGCTCCTGATATCGCTTCTTAAATGGCTCCTGTGCACGAGTTACATGAGCCATCTTTACGTGACGCTGATGTGTCATTGAGGAACGTTGTACTTACACACTTTTTTCCAATTTCTTGATCTCGGGGGAGATTGGCGATCTGCCTTTTATCTCCTTCATTTGCAGTTCCAATTGAATCACCAGGATTATCAGCGTGAGATTGGTTTTGATCCGTTCCATTTCCGGGAAAAGGGACACGACGGCATCCTTATGAAGCCACCAGTTGATGAAAGCTGGCAATGTTCGTTTTCCTTTCGCAAGGTTGCTGAACTGTCTCGCAGCTAGCTTGAGGCGTCTTCTGACCGATTTCGCGTCAATCGTTATGGCTTCGAACACCCGATGAGCTGAGATAAAGTCGAGAACATCAGAGCCGGTGCAATCTTCGCGATGCCGATTGAGAGACCGATGAGCGGAGCCCACTATGAGTGAGAATGATAGTATCTGGTTGGCACATCGATCAACATCGACCTGGGATACACCGCCTTGGCGAGAGAATTGATACAATGCGTCGGCTGACTTTTTGCCGTAGCGTACGAGCTGGACGAGAGCCGCCACGCTCGCGACAATCCCAATGGCCTCAGCcatcttcagcttcactgATGAATTGACTAATTGGTGGGTTCCTTGAACTAGAAAGACGATGACAAGGCAAGCTATTTCTCgggaggggcgggggggTTTACAGGctatgtatgtgtgtgtgtgtcaaaGTCTCGCTTGCATAGACAGCGAAGATATTAGAGTGATTCCGCGAGATTCCACACATCAATTCTTCCGTTGCATCCAAAGCAGGCTGAGGGGCAGTACATTCCCATCCGGTAATGTGATAGACACAACACACTGCTTGGGCGTTCATGCAGGCGCATGAGTGGAAAATCGAGCCTCTCAAGATGGAAGGCGAAATGGTGGGCTGACTGACTACCATGCTGCGACCAAACAAGAGTGAAAACCGTTGGCATGATCGACTATGTCCACCACACCCTATGCACCCCATACATGCTGCAGCCAGCGCCGAGAAAGACTTGCCCCTTTCGAGATCAGGCTGCGCATCGGGACGCAGTTTCGGTCAGGTCATTGGTATCTAAATTGCCATCGTTTTATCACTTCGACTTGTAGTATGTGAAGGAATCGAACGGGGCGTTTTTGCAATACAATGAGGATTCAAGATCATGGCCGGATGACTCCCTGCAACGTCCCGGGCGCGTGTCTCCACTTTCTCGGCGCGTCCGGTATCAATCGATCGGGAGACCGGAACGGCCGAGGGCCGGGCTAGGTTCGTCCGTCAGGCTGGGCCGAAGATTGTGAGAAGCCAGGCGACTTTCGGAGAGCTTCGGTGGATCGATGACTAATAGTACGAGAGACCTGGTGATGTCATGGACCATCAATCCCGTCCCTGACATAAAACAGAATCATCATCTTCCAACGGGGCTTCGTCTGATATTTCCCAGCAAACAACTACAGCAATTCCAAACCGCCAGACCAGCTTCACAATGACATACTCGCGAGTCGGTGTGGTGACGGGCGCCAACAAAGGCATCGGATACGCGATCGGTAACCCCTCATCCAATCCCTGAATCACGTCATGATCGGTCCGCTCACATTCCCCATCATCAGTTCGCCAGCTTGCGCTGCAATACCCCAAATCTCACCTGAACAACGGATCATTCCTCATCTACCTGACGGCTAGAGATAAGTCTCGAGGCGAGCAGGCGGTCAAGAACATTCAAGGCGATGCGGACCTCAAGCAGGCCAAGGCCCTGTCCGCACACGGCGGCGCTACCGAGATCAAGTACCACCAGCTTGATATTTCAGACACCAACAGCATTTCGGACCTCTCCTCGTTCCTGAGGAAGGAACACCCCGATGGCATCGACTTTGTTgtcaacaacgccggcatCGCGATGCAAGGGTTTGGTGAGTGCACGACATACTGTCGCAGCCGTGTCCCCGCGTTGGTTCTAACGGAAAAATACTAGACTCGAACGTGGTGAAGAACACCCTGGCGTGCAACTACTATGGCACCCTCGAAGCGACGCAAGCCTGGATCCCCGTCCTCAAGCCCGACGGCCGCATCGTCAACGTCGCGTCGGTGTCCGGGGCGCTGAGCCAGTACTCGCCCGAGATCAAGAAGCGCTTCCTCGACGCGCAGTCGGTCGCCGACGTCACCAAGCTCATGGAGgagttcgccgccgcggtGGAGAAGGGCACGCACGAGAAGGACGGATGGCCGAGCGCGGCGTACGCCGTctccaaggccggcgagatCGGTATGACGAAGGCGATCGCCAAGGAGTTGCAGGACAAGGGAAGCAAGTTGCTGGTCAACTCGTGTCATCCGGGCTATGTCGTGACTGATATGACTCGCGGAGGGGGGACCAAGACCCCGGACGAAGGTGCGCAGACTCCTGTTCATCTGGCGATTGCGAACATTGGCGGGAAGACGGGGGAGTATTGGTCTGATGAGAAGGTTGCGAAGTGGTAGGCCTGGGGTCAATGTGAAATGTAATATCATGTAAAACTTTGTTATCGTCGTTATCATATCGCTATACAGTCTCAAAACCTGCAATGATTGCATCTATCTATTCGAGCGTCTATATGCGTCCACACAGCTGGCCGCAGACCATAACTCCGTGCATGATACCTATAATCCAGAGCCAGTAAAACACCGGGAAATGGAACCCCTATTCAAGCTTCTCCTTCCAAGCAAAATATTGGTAAGGGATATAAATCGCAGAAGTTGCTGCAAGGAACGCCGCCAATCCAAAGGCAGAAGAATCAtccgccgtcaacgccaaATAGATGCTCATGATTATGCCAATGATTACAATCACCACAATAATGAGGAATAGGAAGTGGTGCAAGTTGAAGGCCTCATTGACCCGTATGCCCCATCCGATGGTTGGCTTCACGTAGACCCCGGCCTCGCGGTGCAGTGGATAGCGAAGCTTCTTCGGGAACGTCGTGATCCAGTACTTGTCGCTGTGTTGGCCTGGTCGTGTGAGGTGCCACAGCGGGATTGACGCCAGTTCGACGTCGAACATTGGTACCGGTTCGTATAAATAGTTTCCCGCCTTCACTTCGGACTCCGGAGGGAACTCGGCGCACTTGATATGGTTTGGCACGGTGGCTTCTCCGACTGGGACGAGTTGAAACTTTGTCGAGTTAGCACTAGCACTTCGGGGTTGTTCCAACACAGGAGAGGAGAATGTTCACCCGTACGAAATCCCCCGTGTCCATTTTGAAAAGGCTGATTTCGGAGAGAGACTGAAACAGTCGAGGTATCCATTCCATCCAGCTTGGTATCCTCTGCGCCAGATACTCGGATGCACGGTTGAAGACGGTTGAGGCTGACaaaggaagaaggaaggaagtCTTCCAGGTCGAACGCTCCCTTATCATTTGATATTCCTCCAATATTTGCTGACAAAGATACTGGTCATTTTCGAAGGAGCTGCACTCAATGTGCACCAGTACCGGAAGGCTCTTCTGGTTGATACACACCAAAAGATACTGCAGACTAggttcttcctcctcttccgatGTCTGTTCCTCGGACCACGACGTAtttgtcgtcgacgagaacgaTCTTGTTCTAAATGAAGATGTTTCGAAGTCGGAACTCTGGCCGGACGCGCTGGATGAGCTTCCCCCAGGACGTAGGTGTgctggcggtggcggagAGAGGCCATTTGGAGCATGGCCTGAGTCTTCTTGAGCGATTGTGAGACTGGCGAGACCATCGTTGGCCAATCGTTCTAGAAACCGCCTCATCCCGCCTGGAGACAGCTCCCTAGCATCTAGAAACATGTCATCGCCACAAGCCTGTAAGAGTTGGTCAGAATTGGTCTCTCGGGAACCAGATTAAGAAGAGTGTAGCCACTTACACAGGTGTACCTAACTCTTTCGTAGCCAGGTTTCGGTGGAGACCACAAGTCATAGAGCCAAGCATATAGCTTCGCTCTCCAGCTCATCAGTTTGGACCTTTCAATCGGCTTCAAGTTTCCCAGCTCTGGTGTCTCCTCTATTTCCTCACGGATCGGATAGAGAAAATTGCGGAATTCAGCTTTGAAGTGGGTCAGCGGTGCTCCAGAGATAAAAAAGCTCCTGGTCTCTTGGAGATCCACCAGCGTTTTGATGCTCTCGCGGTCTTCTTCATCTGAGGAGCTTTCCTCTTCGTCGTAATCCGGCGCCATTTCTGACTTTTCTGTCGGAAGGCTGTTTGAGGAGGCTTCAACCCCATTGAGGAAACGTTCCAAAGTCAAGTTCCGCTTGTCATCTTCGGGGAGAGTGGCGTGAACCTTGTCTCTACTGTCATTGTCGTACGAGACAATTTTCTCGTGGACACTCAACGAGATGAGCCTTCTGTGACTCCGTGGTCTGAGAAACTCGATGGCCACCTTCTGTTTCTGGTTCGGCGATTGTGAGCGCAACGACAAGTAATATCTCTTAAGTAGGCGTTCGTGATTTCGGAAGAACCGGTCATCTTGTAGGCGCTTAGCCGCGTCCAGGTACAGAGGAACCAGATTCGGGTCATTGATCAGAAGGTCCGCCAGGTAGCTGACCGCGGCTGTCCGGACTTCCCACCGAACTGACCCTGAACCATCCTGTGATTGGATGTCTTCAGGCCCGGAGACCATCGACTTGAtttcatcctcgtcctcgtttTGATGATAaggtgtgtctgtgtgtctgTAGAAGCTCTCAATCTTTTGCTTGGCGACATCATCATTGCCAGCATTTCTTGTGTTCTCCAATGAGGATGGCTTTGTCGATGCAAGCCTCACGCTTGACCATGGACTAGATCGACCGGAGGTGCCGTCACTTTCGATACTGGACCTTCCGGAGACCCATAATACTTCTGGAATTTTTGTTCGTTCTTGATCTTGGGTGATGTCACTGAACCTCGAGGTGTCAGTCTCTTCGATTTCGTCAGGTTGCCTATGGTCCAGAATCTCCCGACGCAGCTTTAGTACTTCTGTTTCAATCGCCTCATGCTTTTTGTACCTCCACTGGGCGTAGTATATCGCTGCAAGCTCGGTCATCGTTTGGGTAGTATCAGGGTGGGCTATACCAATCTCCTGGCGTAGCTTCAGTAGTTCTCTCGTGATCTTCTCCTGCTTTTCATACCTCCCCTGGGCGTAGTAAGCTGATGCAAGTTCAGTCATACTTTGGATAGTATCAGGGTGGGCTTGACCAAGCATCTCTCGACAGAGCTTTAGCAGTTCCTCCAACTCGGCAGTGGAAGGCGAAACGCCATGATCTCTCTCCACGTTCACCTCTCTATCATTACTGACGCCAAGGAGCGGGATAATTTTGCCGATTGGGATCTTCTTCCTGCGTGCCAATATGGCGATTCGGGCGATTGCGAGTGGTCGATACCCGACTCGTTCAGAGACGAACGCGCTTTCCGCAGCCGTAACCTTTTCCCCCGTAATACTTTGAATTAGCTGTAGTGTTTCGCCCTCTGTCATCCCAAGAACTTGAAGTGCTTTGGTTCCTCTGATCGGATGTATTTCTGGCTGGTTGCTCCTGGTCGTAAATAAGATCGATCCGTGATCACAGTCGGGTAAGTAGCGCTTCATCATATCGCTCGGACTGGCCGCATGTTGTGTATGTTCGGCACTCTTTTCAGGGGAAAACAGCTTTGTGTCGTCAGCGTTGTCGACGACCATCAGCCACCGATGCCGGTTCGCCCTTTCCAACCAGGCTTTCACAAGGGAAAGAACATCAACATTGGGTTCGTCATATCCATGTATGCCGCATCTCCGAGCAATGGAGTGGTATGACTGGCGGAATTGCTCTTGGCTGCCTGCAGAGACCCAGAACACCGAAACAAAAATTCGTTCATGGCGTAGCCAGTATACATAAGCAAGCGCAATCTGCGTTTTTCTGTACAAACGTTAGTAAGTTGAAGATGATTAATGGGTTAGCTCGATATATCTACCCTATACCACCTGCACCCCAAAGAACTACTCGTGAGCATGGTTTTAAGGCCTGTTCTCGGTAGGGCTGCCTATGCCTGAACAGTTTGCCGATGCGATCTAGCGTTCTAGATCGTCCAACGAAACCCGGATTCTTGAGAAACGGAACGACGACTTCCTGATATTAGCAAAGCTGTTGTGCGCGGGAGACTGGGCGTCAAATACGTACACCATGGCTTAGTGGTCGTTGACCTGTCTGCTTGCGTGTAATACTCCAGCAGCGCTTTTGTCGCGGaagctgctgttgctgctgcgaAGCTTTGCCACTTCTTGCTGTTGTGGCTGTCGGCGTAGTCACAAACTCCCCTGACAACAATGCAGGGAATCTCATCCCATATCCTGGCCCCTCCCGTCTCAAAGGCTATAATGCCATGCTCTCTAGCAATCCGGTCACGGCGTTCACCTGATTTAATGGCCGTTTCACTTGAGCCCATACGGCCGATGTGTATCCACGGCCctggtgtgtgtgtgatgcTTTCTTCACTGGCTAGTTCTTGCCTTTTCCTTGAATCGAGTCGTCTTCTCAAGACCTGGCGCCCGGCGTCACACCCAAGCTCTAGACACGACGCATTTATTGCTCCGGCGCATGCGGTGGCTTCACTACAGCCACAGTCTGAGGAATGCCGATGTTTGTGTAAGTTTTCTGGCCCATAAAGAGTGTCCTCTTCATCGGCAAGGCGGACGTAGTAGTCTCGGCGCCTTTTCTTGATGGCTGCCTTCTGTAATTTCTCCAGTATCTCAGTGGCCCGGGTCTGAAGACCTTTCAGGCCGAGCTTTGTTGAGAATATGGCGAATAATGAAACAATTTGTTTGTTTGGTCGGCCAAAGAAATCATCGGTGGTTGCTTTCCTAGAATATATGTGAGGATACTGCTGGTCAAGGTCGTATTGAACAAGGTTCTTGCTGATAATCACGTCTCCCAGTAAAATCTCATTGTCCGTCCCTGGGCTGGGCACCCCGCCGCAAATGCCAGCCAAAACAGTCAGCTCTATCAGGGGATGCGCTACGCGGAGAGCGATTGCTGCACTTGCACCACTTGTCTTTatgccggcgaggagaagcaggaTGATATTGTGGCTTCCGATGCGGCCGGCCTTGAATCTGCTGTAGCCTTCGGGTAGTGTTTCCTGTGGAAACATGGTGTCCGACCAGAGCTCATCGAAGGCCAGGGTTATGGCATCATATTCGAGGGGTAGCGCACAGACAATGGCGAAATGGAAGCGAGGTCGTTGTACGTCCATGGCAGAGTGTGTCAGAGGTATCCTCGCGAGTGCTTTTGGGGGATGTTCTGCGTCGGACCTTCACTTGGCTCTGGGAGAGCAGTCGATGGACCCTGTCGAGTTAAAAGAGGTTGAAGAATGTAGAATCGGCAGGCGCCaggcagcatcagcatcatcatTTGGAGTAAGGCTATGTATGCTGCGGCTTTTCTTTGCCTGGCTGGTCATCGTCAACAGCCACCGATTGGTCCGTAGGGAGAGCTGTGCCTCTCGTCAGTTTTACCAATCAGGATAAGAGACCAGGAAGCCGAAAGGACACTCGCTAAGGCTATTTATTATGTGCTTAATTGACAAGAATAACCTGTGTGAGGTTACTTACATTATGGATAAACTGAAGAAGTCAAATCAGTGTTTATAAAAGAGGAtgaaaagagaagagagaaacgTAGAGGGGATTGATAGGAAGAAATAGTGACAAAAGACAGACGACTTGCAAAGCTGGAAATACAACCAATGAAGCTGTTGACAACTGGGATGCAAAAATGAGGTCCATCCAGGATTCGAACCTGGGCCTACGGAAATTCCAAGATCAGAATCCGACGTCCTAACCAACTAGACTAATAGACCAATTCGATTGGTGCTTATTGAGAAGACAGTAGCAAACTAGAAACTATGTACTCTTTGAATGGACTGACCATGGGCAGCTGCAGGGTCTTAAGTCTGCTACGAAGACAAATAATCAGATAGCGACTCTGAAGAATAATTCGAGATTGCGTTGGATCGAAATCGCGAGATGAAAAGGCTGCGGCACTCTTAGAGCTGTGCTGCGTTTACGCTCTGTACCATATCAACATGCGAACCATACCCGCCTGTGCCCCTTGCGATCTCTTGGAAAATTACACGGGTTTCCTGCATAATTCATCTTTGCAACCCAAGGTGGAAACTTCAATGTCTTTAAGCTGTGGCGTCTTCAAACATTGAAACAAAGCCGACTCCGCTGGCCGCAATGAGAAAAGCATGTGAGAAGGGTTCAAGGGGGGGGACTCGGGGGGAGTTGTAGACAGCGGGAGACTTTGCCCCGCGTCCGACGTGTCTGCAAGCACTATTCGTACTTGGGGGGCTTCTGCCCGAGGCCCGGTCCCTGCGCAAGAATGGACACAGAAGAACGAGAGGTGTTCGCTACACAAAGTTCCCCTGCCAGTTCCGCCATAGTCAAaatgccgccgacgccgccgcctgcgatTGACCAGACCAGACGTGAGCTTTGCAGCTTGCATCCTGAGATTCGTGGAGTCCATGCGTCGTTCTCTCGTTCTCTACGTAATATGCCAAATGGATTAATCTTGGTTCTGGCATGAGTCTGTGAAAGTCTCGTTCCGTTGGAACGAAAGGCTCGTGTCTGGCCCGAAACCCTCCCATTTCCTCCGTTCCGTTCGGGCTGTGCGGCCGTGGCGTTCGGCCACCAAGAGGATGGCGCCCAAAGTCAATTGCATGATGGGCGTTGTGGCTTGCAACCCACCCATCGACAAGACTGAAAGCCGGGTGTTGACGAATCGCACTTGATCTTTTCCATATGACCAGGACATTGCAGTGACGTTAGCTACGGGTCAACATGGGTTGAAGAGTGGCCTCGACGGGACCATGCCATACTCCATACTCAGTTGCCTCGGCCAAAAGAGACGGAAAAAAGGGAAACCAGTCAAGTGTCCAATTTCGCAAATTGCATGTTCCAACAGCCAACCGCCAAACTCAGGCAGGTCAGCATGGGTTCAACAACCTCACCGCCCAATGAGAAACTCTGGCCACTGCTTTTCGGTCGGCCAAGGGAACCTGACCGGGCGCTGCGGCATAGCATTGGCTTCGTGCCTCTGCCAAGATGCCAAGAATCATAGTCAGGAAGCCTACAGTGACGCAATCGGGGACTGGCAACGAGGAAGGGGGTAAGGAAGAAGCCAACTCCGAGGAGAAGATGTTGTTTCTATCTCACAGGTTAACAGCAGAATGACGCGTCTCACATTGGGGGGTCAGACAAGATGCCGTCATGTTGAATGATCTTGTCAGAAAGCCGTAATTCTTGACGACAGATGGTGACTGGAAGAAAGCAGGTCGCGATGAGGCCAGGCGCGCGTTCAATGTCTCACCCCCTCCGCGGCCAGCCTCATTGCTTGTCGCTCATGCCAATAAAGCTTCGCATTCCCTTGGCCCCAAGGACTCAAAGGGGACCCGGCcacttcccctcccccatcgcAATGCCATTCGACAGCCACGGTCCGGGACCAGGCATGCGGTTCAAATAAACCGGACCGGCCAACCCATGCGGCGAACGGCACCTGGAGAGACGAACGCCTTCACCCGCGCGAAGCACGCCATTTCTCTGTTTCTTTCACATCttgagagacagagagagatgaTAAAAATCCCTCGTACAGATACACGTGCCGGCTATCGCAAATTGGCGCATCACGCATCCGCGTGGGATATGCAGGGAGCCGGACACCCCGACGCCAAGCTGCCGGGAACGCGCCGACGAACGGTCTCGACGCTGTCGATTGTTTGAATGGACCGAGAGCTGCCAGTTTGCCTCGGAGTAGTAGACGCAGCTTGCGCCCGAAAGGGACCGTCCTGACAGTTGCTGTTTTTCCCTTGTGTCTCTGCctgctcccctccccccccccccacgccATGATATATGCAACAAGATTAGATATGACAGCCGTACGCGTCCCTCACTGCCTTCTCAGGACGCCTCGATAAGAGACACCCATCTCCGTCTTTATCTATTCCGGGGCTCCATCGCGTCACCATCCCCTCATCGCATCCGTCCCTGGGAACCCCCGCCTCCCTCACTTGGAGTGGCGGCACTGTACCCCCGGCCATCTACTGCGTTTCCTCGGCCTTTGGCCATTGATTTCGAGGTGCTGTTCCTCCTTTGATGACTGCAGAGACCAGAACGATTTGGGCGCAAACTTAAACAGAGAGGGACGCAGGGCCTGGACTCCGCAGAGAGTGAACTGACATGTGCCGCCCATGTCATGTACCATCAACACTACCTCCAAGTCGTACAGCCCCATACTCcaaggggagaggaggggagagaggaggaggtaACCGATCGCGAAAGGTATTCTGTAGACTCTCACTCGCTGCCACggcgcccccctccccaatTCATCCTCCCCCAGTCGCCTCCAGACCCCTTTCAGACCCCGTCTACACTGCTACACTGCGTCAGGCCTAGTTCGCCGGAGAAGAATCCGCTCTCTTGCAGACCTCGCATATCGTACCCCGTCGCCCCCACCATCCACCATCCCGCCGCTCTGTGTACACTACCTCACTAGTGTCCTACGAAGAAGGTTGGTTGCTCTGCTCCCGCTGCGACGCTGCAGTGTGGCCTGCCGGC encodes:
- a CDS encoding Putative short-chain dehydrogenase/reductase SDR, NAD(P)-binding domain superfamily, whose product is MTYSRVGVVTGANKGIGYAIVRQLALQYPKSHLNNGSFLIYLTARDKSRGEQAVKNIQGDADLKQAKALSAHGGATEIKYHQLDISDTNSISDLSSFLRKEHPDGIDFVVNNAGIAMQGFDSNVVKNTLACNYYGTLEATQAWIPVLKPDGRIVNVASVSGALSQYSPEIKKRFLDAQSVADVTKLMEEFAAAVEKGTHEKDGWPSAAYAVSKAGEIGMTKAIAKELQDKGSKLLVNSCHPGYVVTDMTRGGGTKTPDEGAQTPVHLAIANIGGKTGEYWSDEKVAKW
- a CDS encoding Putative amidase signature domain-containing protein, whose amino-acid sequence is MQRATAWFAIAASLHASGVSSYAGSHAWHGNSSSTIPSVFPLLENVDSADLFPMSPCGTFPLEEATIDQMQAAMEAGTLTSRQLVGCYLERTYQTQEYIHSVLQINPDVFQIAAKMDAERKAGKVRGPLHGIPFTVKDNIATKDNMETTAGSFALLGSVVPRDAHVVARLRDAGAVLFGKAALSEWADMRSNNYSEGFSARGGQCRSPYNFTLNPGGSSTGSAVGVAANAIAFSLGTETDGSVINPAERNAIVGFKPTVGLTSRAGVIPESEHQDSVGTFGRTVRDAVYAFDAIYGIDPRDNYTLPQEGRTPEGGFAQFLSTKEILKGATFGLPWNSFWVYADDEQKEILGQVLKLMTAAGATIINNTEITDYERIVSPDGWDWDYGTTRGYANESEYTVVKVDFYNNINAYLSELENTDIKSLEDIIAFNYDNDGTEGGNPWPLGTAAFYSGQDGFLASLESKGIKDETYTQAFEFTQSSTRNGIDDALTSVNGTRLAGLLVPPDVGQTYQIAAQAGYPMITLPVSVRSTDGMGFGLAIMQTAYGEDELVKWGSAIEDLQLTTEGNPYKRTLPKWHEYLTRNVPVF